From Rhodamnia argentea isolate NSW1041297 chromosome 10, ASM2092103v1, whole genome shotgun sequence, a single genomic window includes:
- the LOC115729768 gene encoding non-specific lipid-transfer protein 3-like, with the protein MANPGLLKTAALAVAVLCMVVANAPPAASQVSSCNQVVNTLMPCVSYVLNGGAVPPACCSGIRSLYSAARTTADRQGVCNCLKSAINGISYNANNAGLAAGLPAKCGLNIPYKISPSTDCKSVK; encoded by the coding sequence ATGGCCAACCCTGGACTCCTCAAAACTGCAGCCCTGGCGGTCGCCGTCCTGTGCATGGTGGTGGCCAATGCGCCTCCGGCCGCTTCGCAGGTGTCCTCCTGCAACCAGGTGGTCAACACCCTGATGCCGTGCGTGTCCTACGTGCTCAACGGAGGGGCCGTGCCACCCGCCTGCTGCAGCGGGATCCGGTCGCTGTACTCGGCGGCGAGGACCACGGCCGACCGCCAAGGCGTCTGCAACTGCCTGAAGTCCGCCATCAACGGGATCTCCTACAACGCCAACAACGCCGGCCTCGCAGCGGGCCTGCCGGCCAAGTGCGGGCTCAATATTCCTTACAAGATCAGCCCCTCCACCGACTGCAAGAG